In one window of Gadus chalcogrammus isolate NIFS_2021 chromosome 12, NIFS_Gcha_1.0, whole genome shotgun sequence DNA:
- the LOC130393719 gene encoding granzyme G-like, whose translation MALRSTWVVLMLVLSLRGQVQTGKIIGGRPAVAHSRPYMVLLERELWKNETKYCDGFLISDEFVVTAAHCVARIYYVYVGLHKFINDQTPKGITVRRAIPHEDLMLLQLSEKVNFNENVRPINLASRSDHLLPRRCIVSVWGFTSEDNQNLVRELREVNLTLANDTSCPEPHAFFSLGEIGPSHVDSGGPLVCEGEVAYGVVLHGKRSCPPYKYKVFTKIPDYLGWIVSHLTQK comes from the exons ATGGCGCTGCGCAGTACCTGGGTGGTCCTGATGCTGGTCCTTAGCCTTCGTGGTCAAG TTCAAACGGGGAAAATCATCGGGGGACGCCCAGCAGTCGCTCATAGTAGACCCTACATGGTGCTTTTGGAAAGGGAACTGTGGAAAAACGAAACCAAATATTGTGACGGCTTCCTGATCAGCGATGAGTTTGTGGTGACAGCTGCTCACTGCGTGGCCCG TATCTATTACGTCTACGTAGGTCTTCACAAGTTCATCAATGATCAAACTCCGAAGGGTATTACAGTGAGACGAGCTATTCCACATGAGGACTTGATGTTACTGCAG TTAAGTGAGAAGGTGAACTTCAACGAAAATGTCAGACCGATTAATTTAGCAAGCCGAAGTGATCACCTGCTGCCTCGACGCTGTATAGTCTCTGTCTGGGGATTTACTAGCGAAGACAATCAGAATTTGGTCAGAGAACTGAGGGAAGTTAATTTGACACTTGCGAACGATACAAGCTGTCCTGAGCCCCATGCATTCTTCTCCCTTGGAGAAATAGGACCTTCACAC GTAGACTCTGGTGGTCCACTTGTTTGTGAAGGGGAAGTGGCGTACGGTGTTGTGTTGCATGGCAAACGGTCATGCCCCCcctacaaatataaagttttcacTAAAATCCCAGACTATCTTGGTTGGATTGTAAGCCACCTGACGCAAAAGTGA